A genome region from Dolichospermum compactum NIES-806 includes the following:
- a CDS encoding MvdC family ATP-grasp ribosomal peptide maturase, protein MHLSPDIVLLITHSGDFFTIDRVAEALLKKGVQPFRLDTDRFPLEVQLTAHFDHKKSYHTIDYGGYSISTEQVQAVWMRRRWKPKLSADLAPKFREACIRESQATLNGFWDSLRKAHWVDNLECINTANDKLRQLRVATEVGFVIPQTLVTNKAEAAREFFHQVKGKMVSKLLTPLSQTMESTSFFLYTSVVKESDLENAESLRYCPMVFQEQIPKQWELRVVYVNGKVFVGALDASVYDTSKVDWRKPGVDVGVWQHYDLPEQVLRHVQIFMNKLGLLFGALDLIVTPSGEYIFLEINPIGEWGMLEKDLDLPIAKAIADTLVL, encoded by the coding sequence ATGCACCTGTCTCCTGACATTGTTTTGTTAATTACCCACAGTGGTGATTTTTTCACAATAGATAGAGTGGCTGAAGCATTGTTAAAAAAAGGAGTGCAACCGTTTCGTTTAGATACTGATAGGTTTCCTCTAGAAGTACAATTAACAGCACATTTTGATCACAAAAAAAGCTATCACACTATAGACTATGGCGGTTATTCTATCAGTACAGAACAGGTGCAAGCGGTGTGGATGCGACGAAGATGGAAACCAAAACTAAGTGCAGACTTAGCTCCTAAGTTTCGAGAAGCCTGTATAAGAGAATCACAAGCCACCTTAAATGGTTTCTGGGATAGTTTGCGGAAAGCGCATTGGGTAGATAATTTAGAATGTATAAATACTGCCAATGATAAGTTGCGCCAACTGCGGGTTGCTACTGAGGTAGGTTTTGTCATTCCTCAGACTCTCGTTACTAACAAAGCTGAAGCTGCAAGAGAGTTTTTCCATCAAGTCAAAGGTAAGATGGTGAGTAAGTTATTAACTCCTTTATCCCAGACTATGGAATCTACTTCTTTCTTTCTTTATACCAGCGTGGTTAAAGAATCAGACTTAGAAAATGCGGAGTCACTGCGTTATTGTCCGATGGTGTTTCAAGAGCAAATTCCTAAACAGTGGGAATTGCGGGTGGTGTATGTCAATGGTAAAGTATTTGTTGGTGCGTTAGATGCCAGTGTTTATGACACATCTAAAGTAGATTGGCGTAAACCTGGTGTTGATGTTGGTGTATGGCAACACTATGATCTTCCTGAACAAGTGCTGCGTCATGTGCAAATATTTATGAATAAATTGGGGCTGTTGTTTGGAGCGTTAGATTTGATTGTTACACCATCAGGAGAATATATATTTTTAGAGATTAATCCTATAGGTGAATGGGGAATGCTAGAAAAAGATTTGGATTTGCCTATTGCTAAGGCGATCGCTGATACTCTAGTTTTATAA
- a CDS encoding 2-isopropylmalate synthase has translation MKTLPIKISDETLRDGEQQVGVFFSLATKHKLAHLIAQTGVSGFAIMPSVCDQESELTKTLISDGLTHLITASTMMGKEYIDQAKNYGVKRIILFHAVSDRLMFLRNPDIRLMSEYQGKTIDDDIPSHIINKVRQDAINLIVENLRYATQVAGLRVDFAAEDASRADFNFLVQCINSFSGYVEHFLLCDTVGVLTPEKSYIWINDLLQCTTGVELGVHYHNDRGLALENTLQSITAGASLISGTFCGLGERSGNAALEQVLNGLRLRFGIELEGINYDAVDALTNYIEEMGIRPAPPYSRISQSHESGIHVNSLLRDPLSYSTFPHDKTGVVFGKWSGVSNFQYLFEKQLQNPQTRQQYEKMRDVIKSLAIEQECYFTAKEVLKLWKDGTFE, from the coding sequence ATGAAAACTCTGCCAATCAAAATTTCTGATGAAACCCTGCGGGATGGAGAACAACAAGTAGGTGTGTTTTTCTCTTTAGCAACTAAACATAAACTTGCTCATCTGATTGCACAAACAGGAGTCAGTGGATTTGCCATCATGCCTAGTGTTTGTGATCAAGAATCAGAGCTTACCAAAACATTAATATCAGATGGATTAACTCATCTAATTACTGCCTCTACGATGATGGGAAAAGAGTACATTGATCAGGCGAAAAACTATGGAGTTAAGCGTATTATTCTCTTCCATGCTGTTTCCGATCGCTTGATGTTTTTACGCAATCCTGATATTCGTTTAATGAGTGAATACCAGGGTAAAACGATTGATGATGATATCCCATCTCACATCATTAATAAGGTTCGTCAAGATGCTATTAATTTGATTGTGGAGAATTTACGTTATGCGACACAAGTTGCAGGATTGAGAGTAGATTTTGCAGCGGAGGATGCTTCTAGGGCAGACTTTAATTTTTTAGTACAGTGTATTAATTCGTTCAGTGGTTATGTTGAACACTTTTTATTGTGTGATACCGTCGGTGTACTCACTCCAGAGAAGAGTTATATCTGGATTAATGATTTACTCCAATGTACTACAGGGGTAGAGTTAGGAGTACATTACCACAATGATAGGGGGTTGGCGCTGGAAAACACCTTACAATCAATTACAGCGGGGGCAAGTTTAATATCAGGGACATTTTGTGGTTTAGGGGAGCGTTCAGGAAACGCTGCTTTAGAGCAAGTATTAAATGGGTTGCGACTTCGGTTCGGTATTGAACTAGAGGGCATAAACTATGATGCTGTTGATGCACTGACTAATTACATTGAAGAGATGGGGATTCGTCCTGCACCCCCTTATTCACGAATTTCACAAAGTCATGAATCAGGTATTCACGTCAATTCTCTACTTCGTGATCCTTTGAGTTATTCCACATTTCCCCATGATAAGACAGGTGTTGTCTTTGGTAAGTGGAGCGGTGTTAGTAATTTTCAATATCTCTTTGAAAAACAATTACAAAACCCTCAAACTAGGCAACAGTACGAGAAAATGCGCGATGTAATTAAATCTTTGGCGATAGAACAAGAATGCTATTTTACAGCTAAGGAAGTTTTAAAACTCTGGAAAGATGGTACCTTTGAATAG
- a CDS encoding non-ribosomal peptide synthetase: MTITQNQQIVSLMLRLQNMGCRIWAEDDKLRIRTSKNALTAELKQEIQNHKAEILTFLKAAKTQAVITAEIPALSADSPKLPSFAQQRLWLLAQLQGSSATYNMPIALQLNGNLNIDALHSSLASLLNRHESLRMYFPTVAGQPQVAIRSLDEIAVLTVQDCRELGTGNKGELDLDTQCPNIQDLIDAHAQEHLDLNTGPLFKAKLLQLEEQKSVLAINMHHIISDGWSMGVFLRELWQAYTAYSQGQTPTFARLPIQYSDYATWQRHWLQGEVLEKQINYWKHQLGDASPLLELPTDYPRPAQQSYRGDRYIYSLTPELTAAVNAFSQQQGVSLYMTLLATLSILLSRYSRQEDLCIGSPIANRTHSQTQGLIGFFVNTLVMRQQIKLDLSFIEFLQQTRQTCLDAYAHQDVPFDVLVEKLRPERSMSYNPLFQVMFTLENNASPDLDLSGLDTELLGVKGAIAKFDLTLMVMEDDHQLNCSWEYATDLFEEGTIQRMAEHFEVLLQGIIDHPQKPIHTLPLITAAELQQLQRWNQTQTDYFQDKTFVDLFAEQVINNPHNIAVVFESENLTYQQLNEKANQLANYLIENYKVQPDTLIGISVERSLEMIIGVLGIMKAGGAYVPIDINYPQERIKFMLEDSGISVLLTQSFVVDKLPLDSLENPIEVVYVDEELNKYPSPIVNCQLSAVNYNNLAYVIYTSGSTGKPKGVMIEHGGLVNLILAVDEILQIQPQSRVLQFANFSFDASIWEIASTLSAGACLYLTKKENLLPSQELIDFLTEYKITHVTLPPSVLSLLPHATLPDLQILITGGEVCPKELVTRWAKERSFFNGYGPTESTICTSIALCQPNGKKPLIGKPLPNLRIYILDAHNQPLPPGIPGELCIAGVGLARGYLNRLELTAEKFIKVELFGKVEQIYKTGDLVKWKDDGNLEYLGRIDEQVKLRGFRIEMGEIESLLLQHPLVKEAVVILYQTESNQSLIAYVTGIDPDFGSDLKKYLKSSLPNYMIPAQIVVLQQLPLTPNGKIDKKALHTPNVGIAGLHTAPRNKVEVQLAQLWSNVLERQEIGIHDNFFDLGGHSLLVIKLLNLMQEMFGQKLTLSSLFQNPTIAQLAEQLGNKEVQKSHPDVLLFQHQGNANPLFVVPGANGHGFYFKDLAINLENHPVYSLETPGRNGIGKVPKSVELHGSQLIDLLRQQQPQGPYILAGYSSGCAVAFEMAYQLEKQGEKLELLAILDAGLVTHPEYLIKRKDLDWIWQLLQRIEAVKGVSLGLEYAYLADQIDDQARWDLAAEFLYKKNVLPEHSSIDLLKTNMQVMKQLTINYANYRTSDQISAPIVLFRAQEVYDIVLQEIRAISNYDLPDWGWQAYTPNPIKVISVPGNHGGMLYEPNVKTLASHLRLMMG, encoded by the coding sequence ATGACCATAACACAAAATCAGCAAATAGTTTCTTTAATGCTTCGTTTGCAGAACATGGGCTGCCGAATTTGGGCTGAAGATGATAAGTTACGGATTCGTACTAGCAAAAATGCCCTGACTGCGGAACTGAAGCAGGAAATTCAAAACCACAAAGCAGAGATTCTCACCTTCTTGAAAGCTGCTAAAACACAAGCTGTGATCACCGCAGAAATTCCGGCTTTAAGTGCTGACTCTCCCAAGCTTCCGTCCTTTGCTCAACAACGTCTCTGGCTATTAGCACAACTCCAAGGGTCATCAGCTACTTACAATATGCCGATCGCTTTACAACTGAACGGCAACCTGAATATTGATGCCCTACATTCCAGTTTGGCTTCTCTGCTGAATCGGCACGAGAGTCTGAGGATGTATTTTCCTACAGTTGCCGGACAACCACAAGTTGCCATCCGCAGTTTAGACGAAATCGCAGTTTTAACAGTACAAGATTGCCGGGAATTAGGGACTGGGAACAAGGGAGAGCTTGATTTAGATACCCAATGCCCAAATATCCAAGATTTAATTGACGCTCATGCACAAGAACACTTGGACTTAAATACTGGCCCTTTGTTTAAAGCTAAACTGCTGCAATTGGAGGAGCAAAAATCTGTCTTGGCCATCAATATGCACCACATTATCAGTGATGGCTGGTCAATGGGAGTATTTTTGCGTGAGTTATGGCAGGCTTATACTGCTTATTCTCAAGGTCAAACCCCAACTTTTGCTCGTTTACCGATTCAATACAGTGACTATGCAACTTGGCAACGCCACTGGTTACAAGGAGAAGTATTAGAAAAGCAGATTAATTACTGGAAACATCAACTAGGTGATGCTTCCCCATTACTGGAATTACCTACTGATTATCCCCGTCCAGCACAGCAAAGTTACAGAGGCGATCGCTATATTTATTCTCTTACACCGGAATTAACTGCTGCTGTTAATGCTTTTAGCCAACAGCAAGGCGTAAGTTTATATATGACCTTGTTGGCTACTTTGAGCATTTTACTATCTCGTTACAGTCGGCAAGAAGACTTATGTATTGGTTCTCCCATTGCTAACCGCACCCATAGCCAGACTCAAGGGTTAATTGGCTTTTTTGTCAATACTTTGGTTATGCGTCAGCAAATCAAACTAGATCTAAGTTTTATTGAGTTTTTACAACAAACTCGCCAAACCTGTTTAGATGCTTATGCTCATCAAGACGTTCCCTTTGATGTGCTGGTAGAAAAGTTACGACCAGAACGCAGTATGAGCTATAACCCTTTATTCCAGGTCATGTTTACCCTGGAAAATAATGCTAGTCCAGATTTGGATTTATCAGGGTTAGATACTGAATTGCTGGGAGTCAAGGGTGCGATCGCTAAGTTTGACTTAACCCTGATGGTGATGGAAGATGATCATCAGTTAAATTGCTCTTGGGAATATGCTACAGATCTATTTGAAGAGGGTACTATCCAACGGATGGCAGAACACTTTGAAGTGCTGCTCCAGGGGATTATTGATCATCCTCAAAAACCTATTCATACTTTGCCTTTGATAACAGCAGCCGAACTGCAACAACTACAACGCTGGAATCAAACTCAAACCGATTATTTTCAAGATAAAACTTTTGTTGATTTATTTGCAGAACAAGTTATAAACAATCCTCATAATATTGCTGTAGTTTTTGAATCTGAAAATCTAACTTATCAACAGTTAAATGAAAAAGCCAACCAACTAGCTAATTATTTAATTGAAAATTATAAAGTTCAACCAGATACCTTAATTGGTATTTCTGTGGAACGTTCTTTAGAAATGATCATTGGTGTTTTGGGTATCATGAAAGCTGGTGGTGCTTATGTACCGATTGATATTAATTATCCCCAAGAAAGAATCAAGTTCATGTTAGAAGATTCGGGGATATCGGTTTTATTAACTCAAAGTTTTGTAGTAGATAAATTACCTTTAGATAGTTTAGAAAATCCTATTGAAGTTGTTTATGTAGATGAAGAACTAAACAAATACCCATCACCAATTGTTAATTGTCAATTGTCAGCTGTCAATTACAATAATTTAGCTTATGTTATTTATACTTCTGGTTCAACGGGAAAACCCAAGGGGGTAATGATTGAACATGGTGGACTGGTAAATTTAATTTTGGCAGTTGATGAAATTTTGCAAATTCAACCGCAAAGTCGTGTACTACAGTTTGCTAATTTCAGTTTTGATGCTTCCATTTGGGAAATTGCTTCTACCCTTTCCGCAGGTGCTTGTTTATATCTCACAAAAAAAGAAAATCTGTTACCTAGTCAAGAACTGATTGACTTTTTAACTGAATACAAAATTACTCATGTCACCTTACCACCTTCAGTTTTATCTTTGTTACCCCACGCAACCTTACCTGATTTGCAAATTTTAATTACTGGTGGTGAAGTTTGCCCCAAAGAATTAGTTACCCGATGGGCAAAAGAAAGAAGTTTTTTTAATGGTTACGGACCAACAGAATCTACAATTTGTACTAGCATCGCTCTTTGTCAACCTAATGGTAAAAAACCACTCATTGGTAAACCATTACCTAATCTCCGCATCTATATTTTAGATGCACATAATCAACCATTACCTCCTGGTATTCCTGGTGAATTGTGTATTGCTGGTGTTGGTTTAGCGCGGGGTTATCTCAATCGTCTTGAATTAACCGCCGAAAAGTTTATTAAAGTGGAATTATTTGGTAAAGTTGAGCAAATTTATAAAACTGGTGATTTAGTAAAATGGAAAGATGATGGCAATTTAGAATATTTGGGGCGCATTGATGAGCAGGTAAAATTACGGGGTTTTAGGATTGAAATGGGTGAAATAGAATCACTTTTATTACAGCATCCATTAGTTAAAGAAGCTGTGGTGATTTTATATCAAACTGAGAGTAATCAAAGTTTAATTGCTTATGTAACAGGAATTGATCCTGATTTTGGCAGTGATTTGAAAAAATATCTCAAATCCAGTTTACCTAATTACATGATTCCGGCTCAAATTGTTGTTTTGCAGCAGTTACCTTTAACTCCCAATGGCAAAATTGACAAGAAAGCTTTACATACTCCTAATGTGGGAATTGCAGGTTTACATACAGCACCACGTAACAAAGTTGAAGTACAATTAGCACAATTATGGTCTAATGTTCTTGAACGTCAAGAAATTGGCATTCATGATAACTTTTTTGATTTAGGTGGACATTCTTTATTAGTGATCAAATTGCTCAATCTGATGCAAGAAATGTTTGGTCAAAAATTGACATTGAGCAGTTTATTTCAAAATCCTACTATTGCTCAACTAGCAGAACAGCTTGGTAATAAAGAGGTGCAAAAATCCCATCCTGATGTGCTGTTATTTCAACACCAAGGAAATGCCAATCCTCTGTTTGTTGTACCAGGAGCAAATGGGCATGGTTTCTATTTTAAAGATTTGGCTATCAACTTAGAAAATCATCCAGTTTATAGCCTGGAAACTCCCGGAAGAAATGGAATTGGTAAAGTTCCAAAATCAGTAGAATTGCATGGTAGTCAACTGATTGATTTATTACGTCAGCAACAACCTCAAGGTCCCTACATACTGGCAGGATATTCATCAGGTTGTGCCGTTGCTTTTGAAATGGCTTACCAATTGGAAAAACAAGGAGAAAAATTAGAATTACTGGCTATTTTAGACGCTGGTTTAGTTACTCACCCTGAATATTTAATTAAGAGAAAAGACCTTGATTGGATTTGGCAATTACTCCAACGAATTGAAGCTGTAAAGGGAGTTTCTTTAGGTTTAGAATACGCTTATTTAGCTGATCAAATTGATGATCAAGCTCGTTGGGATTTAGCAGCAGAGTTTTTATACAAAAAGAATGTCCTACCCGAACATTCAAGCATTGATTTACTCAAAACCAATATGCAGGTAATGAAACAGCTAACAATTAATTATGCAAATTATCGGACTTCTGATCAAATTTCTGCGCCAATTGTTTTGTTCCGCGCCCAAGAAGTTTATGATATTGTTTTACAAGAAATCCGAGCTATTTCTAATTATGATTTACCGGACTGGGGATGGCAAGCTTACACACCAAACCCTATTAAAGTAATATCTGTACCTGGAAATCACGGAGGGATGCTTTATGAACCGAATGTGAAAACTTTAGCGTCACACTTGCGATTGATGATGGGTTGA
- a CDS encoding microviridin/marinostatin family tricyclic proteinase inhibitor: MTTATLTNIEAVPFFARFLAAEEEPPENPPTPQPEEQPLPPPIFTFKWPSDCEDC, encoded by the coding sequence ATGACAACAGCAACATTAACAAATATTGAAGCAGTGCCATTTTTCGCTCGCTTTTTGGCAGCAGAAGAAGAACCACCAGAAAACCCACCAACACCACAACCAGAAGAACAGCCATTACCTCCTCCAATATTTACTTTCAAGTGGCCTTCTGATTGCGAAGATTGCTAA
- a CDS encoding MvdD family ATP-grasp ribosomal peptide maturase produces the protein MTILIVTYSNDNESIPLVIKAIEDQGEKAFRFDTDRYPTEIKLDIYQGDTEKVIITDGEKQLDVSEVAAVWYRRMRYGAKITNTMDQQYREASINESRATVRAMIASLPGFHFDLMSNVERTHHKQLQLQIARKIGLLTPRTLTTNNPEAVKQFASECHQQGIVTKMLSSFAIFGEQGEQFFVFTSPVKDEDLENLEGLRVCPMTFQENVPKALELRITIVGQRVFTAAVNSQSCAGATYDWRKQGRALKDAWQAYDLPPDVEKKLLQLMAEFGLNYGAIDMIVTPDGDYVFLEINPVGEFFWLEIFSPHLQISQAIAEILLTGKNQINR, from the coding sequence ATGACAATTTTAATAGTCACATATAGCAACGACAATGAAAGTATTCCTTTAGTGATCAAAGCAATTGAAGATCAAGGAGAAAAAGCATTTCGGTTTGATACTGACAGATATCCTACAGAAATCAAATTAGATATTTACCAAGGTGATACAGAAAAGGTAATTATCACAGACGGGGAAAAGCAACTGGATGTGAGTGAAGTTGCTGCGGTTTGGTATCGCAGGATGCGCTATGGGGCAAAAATTACCAACACGATGGATCAGCAATATAGAGAAGCATCAATTAACGAATCTCGCGCTACTGTTCGAGCTATGATTGCCAGTCTTCCTGGTTTCCATTTTGATTTGATGTCCAATGTAGAACGAACTCATCATAAACAATTACAGCTACAAATAGCACGAAAAATAGGACTGCTTACTCCACGCACTCTGACTACTAATAATCCAGAAGCAGTTAAACAATTTGCCTCTGAATGTCATCAACAAGGTATAGTAACAAAAATGCTTTCTTCCTTTGCAATTTTTGGCGAACAGGGAGAACAGTTTTTTGTGTTTACAAGTCCAGTTAAAGATGAGGATTTAGAAAATCTGGAAGGACTGCGTGTTTGTCCGATGACGTTTCAGGAAAACGTACCCAAAGCGTTAGAATTGCGGATAACTATTGTGGGACAGCGCGTATTTACAGCAGCAGTAAATTCTCAAAGTTGTGCAGGAGCTACCTATGATTGGCGTAAACAAGGGAGAGCATTAAAAGACGCTTGGCAAGCTTATGATTTACCGCCAGATGTTGAGAAAAAGCTATTGCAATTGATGGCTGAATTTGGTTTAAACTATGGAGCAATTGATATGATTGTCACACCTGATGGAGATTATGTTTTTCTGGAAATTAATCCAGTTGGGGAATTTTTCTGGTTAGAAATATTTTCACCACATTTACAAATTTCTCAGGCGATCGCAGAAATTCTCCTAACTGGTAAAAATCAAATTAATAGATAA
- a CDS encoding ABC transporter ATP-binding protein/permease gives MQATTFINKSAKDNSASGTNQFWKNFQAVVGPYWYPTDANGRAFSEVIRTYGMLALLVLLIVVMVGATVFNSFVNRYLLDVITQEKDLEKFSDLLLLYGFALVLVTILVGISKFVRKKIALEWYEWLNSQILSKYFNNRAYYKINFQSDVTNPDQQISQEIEPLTKDFLSFSATLLEKVLEMTAFLILLWTLSKFVAVALVCYTVVGNLIAIYLAQELNKIKQEEVESNADYTYSLTHVRNHAESIAFFQGESQELNIVNRRFNRIVQSVKRKIDWERSQDIFNRGYQAVIQIFPFIVFGPMQIRGEIDFGEIAQASLACNLFATALAELIKEFATSGKFSSYIDRLFELSEALKSVTKEQENVSIIKTKEEKRLAFENVTLQTPNYEQVIVEELSLTVQPGEGLLIVGPSGRGKSSLLRAIAGLWNSGTGRVVRPPLEDVLFLPQRPYIILGTLREQLLYPHTKRGMSDRELEAILKQVNLQNLLSRIDNFDTELPWENILSLGEQQRLAFARLLVTCPSFTILDEATSALDLNNEGNLYQQLQERNTTYISVGHRESLFSYHQWVLELSQDSSWRLLSVEDYRQQKAQELTTDNYAENSGITIEVVPNNELANQSETLTVSPENREITIDFVSDDEPENQSEILTDASENSEIIIDFVSDDEPENQSETLTADTGEILGISHREMQEITDYSLGTVRSKASKGQTITAKDGFTYCYNKDSKVLKWVRVERLEN, from the coding sequence ATGCAAGCTACAACTTTTATTAATAAATCCGCCAAGGATAATTCTGCTTCAGGTACTAATCAATTTTGGAAAAATTTCCAAGCGGTTGTCGGTCCATATTGGTATCCTACAGATGCAAATGGTAGAGCATTTTCAGAGGTGATTCGCACTTATGGAATGCTGGCTCTTCTAGTATTATTAATTGTTGTTATGGTAGGTGCAACAGTTTTTAACAGCTTTGTTAACCGCTATTTACTAGATGTTATTACACAAGAAAAGGATTTAGAAAAATTTAGTGATTTATTATTGCTTTATGGTTTTGCGCTGGTTTTGGTAACAATTTTAGTAGGAATTTCTAAATTTGTTAGAAAAAAAATAGCTCTTGAATGGTATGAATGGCTGAATAGTCAAATTTTATCAAAATATTTCAATAATCGGGCATATTATAAAATCAATTTTCAGTCCGATGTTACTAATCCAGATCAACAAATATCACAAGAAATTGAGCCTTTAACTAAAGATTTTCTCAGCTTTTCAGCTACATTGCTAGAAAAAGTCCTAGAAATGACAGCTTTTTTAATACTGCTCTGGACGCTCTCTAAATTTGTAGCAGTTGCTTTAGTTTGCTATACAGTAGTTGGTAATTTAATTGCTATTTACTTGGCACAAGAATTAAACAAAATTAAGCAAGAAGAAGTTGAATCAAATGCAGACTATACTTACAGTTTAACTCATGTGCGTAATCATGCGGAATCAATAGCTTTTTTCCAGGGAGAATCACAGGAATTAAACATTGTTAATCGGAGATTTAATAGGATTGTTCAAAGTGTTAAACGCAAGATTGATTGGGAAAGAAGTCAGGATATTTTTAATCGAGGATATCAGGCGGTTATTCAAATATTTCCATTTATAGTATTTGGACCAATGCAAATTAGAGGAGAAATTGATTTTGGAGAAATTGCCCAAGCTTCTTTAGCTTGTAATTTGTTCGCAACAGCGCTGGCTGAATTAATCAAAGAATTTGCCACTTCAGGAAAATTTTCTAGTTACATTGACCGTTTATTTGAACTCTCGGAAGCGTTAAAATCTGTCACTAAAGAACAGGAAAATGTCAGTATAATTAAGACGAAAGAGGAAAAGCGACTAGCTTTTGAGAATGTTACTTTACAAACTCCCAATTATGAACAGGTAATTGTTGAAGAGTTGTCGCTGACTGTTCAACCTGGAGAGGGTTTATTAATTGTTGGTCCAAGTGGTCGTGGTAAAAGTTCTCTGTTGAGAGCGATCGCTGGTTTGTGGAACTCAGGGACTGGTCGTGTAGTCAGACCTCCTCTAGAAGATGTATTATTTTTACCTCAACGTCCTTACATAATTTTAGGAACTTTGCGGGAACAGTTACTCTATCCCCATACAAAACGGGGAATGAGCGACCGCGAACTGGAAGCAATTTTAAAACAAGTTAATTTGCAAAACCTATTGAGTCGAATAGATAATTTTGATACAGAACTTCCTTGGGAAAATATCCTTTCCTTGGGAGAGCAACAACGTTTAGCATTCGCACGTTTATTAGTTACTTGTCCTAGCTTTACTATTTTAGATGAAGCTACAAGTGCTTTAGATTTGAACAATGAAGGTAATCTATATCAACAATTACAAGAAAGGAACACAACATATATCAGTGTAGGACATCGAGAAAGTCTATTTAGTTATCATCAATGGGTTTTAGAACTATCACAAGATTCTAGTTGGCGACTTCTCTCTGTTGAGGATTATAGACAGCAAAAAGCACAAGAACTTACTACTGATAATTATGCTGAAAATTCTGGTATCACCATAGAAGTTGTACCCAATAATGAACTAGCAAATCAATCAGAAACATTAACAGTTTCTCCTGAAAATAGAGAAATTACCATAGATTTTGTATCTGATGATGAACCTGAAAATCAATCAGAAATATTAACAGATGCTTCTGAAAATTCAGAAATTATCATAGATTTTGTATCTGATGATGAACCTGAAAATCAATCAGAAACCTTAACAGCAGATACAGGTGAAATTCTAGGAATTTCTCATCGAGAAATGCAGGAAATAACTGATTATTCACTGGGTACTGTCAGAAGCAAAGCCAGCAAAGGTCAAACTATTACTGCAAAAGATGGTTTTACCTACTGCTATAATAAGGATTCAAAAGTTTTGAAATGGGTAAGAGTTGAACGCTTGGAGAATTAA